A genome region from Paradevosia shaoguanensis includes the following:
- a CDS encoding YoaK family protein: protein MLIKEGDERTVAVDVRLASILAGVAGAVNAAGFHAIGYYSANMTGNVSALSDYIASGNFRLALLYGGIVIAFISGAWASSLMINYGRRRKAKAVYAYSVLTEGTLLALFGLADLWLPGIHRSVVLIIGLSFLMGLQNASATRISNARVRTTHVSGMATDVGIELATLFDIKRGVEPEEDWPANRSRLRLHTTTILAFVFGGIAGVLLYGYIAGAMLVGAGILLVSIAVPEIHKTRRR from the coding sequence ATGCTGATTAAGGAAGGCGACGAGCGCACGGTCGCGGTCGACGTGCGCCTGGCTTCGATTCTGGCGGGCGTCGCCGGCGCGGTGAACGCCGCCGGCTTCCACGCCATCGGCTATTACTCGGCCAACATGACCGGCAACGTCTCGGCGCTTTCCGATTACATCGCGAGTGGCAATTTCCGGCTGGCGCTGCTCTATGGCGGCATCGTCATCGCCTTCATCTCGGGCGCCTGGGCGTCCTCGCTGATGATCAATTACGGACGCCGCCGCAAGGCCAAAGCCGTCTATGCCTATTCGGTACTGACCGAGGGTACGCTGCTGGCGCTGTTCGGCCTCGCCGATCTCTGGCTGCCGGGCATCCATCGCAGCGTGGTGCTGATCATTGGCCTCAGCTTCCTCATGGGGCTCCAGAACGCCTCGGCGACGCGCATTTCCAATGCGCGCGTGCGCACCACGCACGTGTCGGGCATGGCCACGGATGTCGGCATCGAGCTGGCGACGCTCTTCGATATCAAGCGGGGGGTGGAGCCCGAGGAAGACTGGCCGGCGAATCGGTCGCGCCTGCGCCTCCACACCACGACGATCCTCGCCTTCGTCTTCGGCGGCATCGCGGGCGTCCTGCTGTATGGCTATATCGCCGGCGCCATGCTGGTGGGCGCCGGCATCCTGCTGGTCTCGATCGCCGTACCGGAAATCCACAAGACCCGGCGGCGCTGA
- a CDS encoding alpha/beta fold hydrolase, translated as MTEKTFLAGDGIPFVYEDLGPETGDPVVLCHGLGAAGIQFRADADYFAGKGWRVLVPDLRGHGRSGAPDSMRDEDFSIERMARDLIEMLDHAGVGPVHWIGNSLGGILALAILGLEPERIRSLATYGTAYTLGLPSFVPHLVPLIYGALGPRLAAELTARSTTSNVEAQRLIASVLRDFSPKAGKAVGANVRSYDLIANAQGYEGPILLMRGGLDHAVNRALPTTIEAMAEHPDFRVKHLPKGGHVANLDVPEEFRATLEEFWREVEAKE; from the coding sequence ATGACGGAAAAGACATTCCTGGCCGGCGACGGCATCCCCTTCGTCTATGAGGATCTGGGGCCGGAAACGGGCGATCCGGTCGTCCTCTGCCACGGGCTGGGAGCGGCGGGCATCCAGTTCCGCGCCGATGCCGACTATTTTGCCGGCAAGGGCTGGCGCGTGCTGGTGCCGGACCTGCGCGGCCACGGCCGCTCGGGCGCGCCGGACAGCATGCGCGACGAGGACTTTTCCATCGAGCGCATGGCGCGCGATCTCATCGAGATGCTCGACCATGCCGGAGTTGGCCCAGTGCACTGGATCGGCAATTCGCTCGGCGGCATCCTGGCGCTGGCCATCCTGGGGCTGGAGCCGGAGCGCATCCGCAGTCTTGCGACCTATGGCACGGCCTATACGCTCGGCCTGCCCTCCTTCGTGCCCCATCTCGTGCCGCTGATCTATGGCGCGCTGGGGCCGCGGCTGGCGGCGGAGCTCACGGCGCGCTCGACGACCAGCAATGTCGAGGCGCAGCGGCTGATCGCCAGCGTGCTGCGCGACTTTTCGCCCAAGGCGGGCAAGGCCGTGGGTGCGAATGTGCGCAGCTACGATCTCATCGCCAATGCGCAGGGTTATGAGGGACCGATCCTCCTCATGCGCGGCGGGCTCGACCATGCCGTCAACCGGGCCTTGCCGACGACGATCGAGGCCATGGCCGAACATCCCGATTTCCGGGTGAAGCACCTGCCCAAGGGCGGGCACGTGGCCAATCTCGACGTGCCCGAGGAGTTCCGGGCGACGCTCGAAGAATTCTGGCGCGAGGTCGAGGCCAAGGAGTGA
- a CDS encoding DUF6622 family protein has product MQQPSLLDILTHTPSWVWAVLVLVIWIGLRRTRDRDVSPSRLVLFPLIIAGLAVSNMVGSGFGAAPLEGLLLGALTGVYAAFVLEKRNGAIKLPDGRVRLAGEWTSLAVIVVIFLSRYVTTVIGTVDPATAAGDGFHFVTALLSGFFSVMMLVRTGLRLRVALA; this is encoded by the coding sequence ATGCAGCAGCCTTCGCTTCTCGATATCCTCACCCACACGCCGAGCTGGGTCTGGGCCGTCCTGGTCCTGGTGATCTGGATCGGCCTGCGCCGCACCCGCGATCGCGACGTCAGCCCGAGCCGTCTCGTCCTCTTCCCGCTGATCATCGCCGGCCTCGCGGTCAGCAACATGGTCGGCAGCGGCTTCGGCGCCGCGCCCCTCGAAGGCCTGCTGCTCGGCGCGCTAACGGGCGTCTATGCCGCCTTCGTCCTCGAAAAGCGCAACGGCGCCATCAAGCTGCCCGATGGTAGGGTGCGGCTTGCCGGGGAATGGACCTCGCTGGCGGTCATCGTCGTGATCTTCCTCAGCCGCTACGTGACCACCGTCATCGGCACGGTCGATCCCGCTACCGCGGCAGGCGACGGCTTCCATTTCGTCACGGCTCTGCTTTCAGGCTTCTTCAGCGTCATGATGCTGGTGCGCACCGGGCTGCGGCTGCGCGTGGCGCTGGCCTGA
- a CDS encoding extensin family protein, with amino-acid sequence MRTILALALLLLPVAASAQDVPLPRPRPEPSIQQPSTKDEEPAAKAEKPAQSTAPRVFQTACPAVIGGLVAARMLPPISEGQCGEQSPLALETILANGRMVPVTGEPTINCELASALPAWLSAVDGYVAAHENTRIAAVNIGTSYMCRDRRTGEANTDLSEHAFADALDVVGFTLEDGRTVTVEKGWPGTDEDGRAIVRFAHDAACTSFMTVLGPEANALHRDHLHLDYGCHGKTCTARLCQ; translated from the coding sequence ATGAGGACGATCCTGGCGCTTGCCCTGTTGCTCTTGCCGGTCGCAGCAAGTGCACAGGACGTGCCCCTGCCGCGCCCGCGCCCCGAGCCATCCATCCAGCAGCCGTCCACCAAGGACGAGGAGCCTGCCGCCAAGGCGGAAAAGCCCGCGCAATCCACGGCGCCACGGGTTTTCCAGACGGCCTGTCCGGCGGTGATCGGCGGGCTGGTGGCGGCCAGGATGCTGCCGCCGATCTCGGAAGGGCAATGCGGAGAGCAATCGCCGCTGGCGCTGGAGACCATTCTCGCCAACGGTCGCATGGTGCCGGTGACGGGCGAACCGACGATCAATTGCGAACTGGCCTCGGCCCTGCCGGCCTGGCTATCGGCCGTGGATGGCTATGTGGCGGCGCACGAGAATACGCGGATTGCGGCGGTCAATATCGGCACCTCCTATATGTGCCGTGACCGGCGGACGGGCGAGGCCAATACCGATCTTTCCGAACACGCCTTCGCCGATGCGCTCGACGTCGTCGGTTTCACGCTGGAAGACGGGCGCACGGTGACCGTCGAAAAGGGCTGGCCAGGGACGGACGAGGACGGGCGGGCCATCGTGCGCTTTGCCCATGACGCGGCCTGCACCAGCTTCATGACCGTACTGGGCCCGGAGGCCAATGCGCTGCATCGCGACCACCTGCACCTCGACTATGGCTGCCATGGCAAGACCTGCACGGCGCGCCTCTGCCAATGA
- the mbfA gene encoding iron exporter MbfA, producing MFSRWLVPHKRDFATLTEREVLSLAIAAEEEDGQIYSALAEKLEPSYPASAKVFEGMAEEESGHRRRLLDLYKQRFGDRLVPIRREHVRGFLQRKPLWLSNTLSLEATRQLVWEMERGAQHFYQEAMTRAQDPDVRKLLGDLALEEQGHARKAEQLEATHLTEGNRETEKDEEHRQFVLTYVQPGLAGLMDGSVSTLAPVFAAAFATGDTTQTFLVGLAAAVGAGISMGFTEAAADDGKLTGRGSPIKRGLACGVMTTLGGLGHALPYLIPNFHLATLIAMVVVVIELWAIAFIQNRFMSTPFWRAVIQVVLGGAMVFAAGILIGSA from the coding sequence ATGTTTTCCCGCTGGCTCGTGCCGCATAAACGCGACTTCGCAACCCTGACCGAACGCGAGGTTCTGTCGCTGGCAATCGCCGCCGAGGAAGAGGACGGCCAGATCTATTCGGCGCTCGCGGAGAAGCTGGAGCCCTCCTATCCCGCCTCCGCCAAGGTCTTCGAGGGTATGGCCGAGGAGGAAAGCGGGCATCGCCGCCGGCTCCTCGACCTCTACAAGCAGCGATTCGGCGACCGGCTGGTGCCGATCCGGCGCGAACATGTGCGCGGCTTCCTGCAGCGCAAGCCGCTCTGGCTCTCCAACACGCTCTCGCTCGAAGCCACCCGCCAGCTCGTCTGGGAAATGGAGCGCGGCGCCCAGCACTTCTACCAGGAGGCCATGACGCGGGCGCAGGACCCGGACGTGCGCAAGCTCCTGGGCGATCTTGCGCTTGAAGAGCAGGGCCATGCCCGCAAGGCCGAGCAGCTCGAGGCCACGCACCTCACCGAAGGCAATCGCGAGACGGAGAAGGACGAGGAGCACCGCCAGTTCGTGCTCACCTATGTGCAGCCGGGCCTGGCCGGGCTCATGGATGGCTCGGTCTCGACCCTGGCACCGGTCTTTGCCGCGGCCTTCGCCACCGGCGACACGACGCAGACCTTCCTCGTCGGCCTCGCCGCGGCGGTGGGCGCGGGTATCTCCATGGGCTTTACCGAGGCGGCGGCCGACGACGGCAAGCTTACCGGGCGCGGTTCTCCCATCAAGCGCGGGCTGGCCTGCGGCGTCATGACGACGCTCGGCGGGCTGGGTCACGCGTTGCCCTACCTCATCCCCAATTTCCACCTCGCCACGCTCATTGCCATGGTCGTGGTGGTGATCGAGCTCTGGGCCATCGCCTTCATCCAGAACCGCTTTATGTCCACCCCGTTCTGGCGTGCCGTGATACAGGTGGTGCTGGGCGGCGCCATGGTCTTCGCCGCCGGTATCCTGATCGGAAGCGCATGA
- a CDS encoding DUF2306 domain-containing protein, whose product MTLEPLLSASPIIQIHAYAAIAAFILGACVLFRRKGDARHKAMGRFWVALMAVVAVSSLFIWEIRTFGLFSPIHILSLVTLYGLYKGIGHARARRIALHRRTMQALYLGALGIAGIFTLAPGRIMHRVVFGVDAGFPLNPFVLAAGIALALLAGWLVLRARRLPEA is encoded by the coding sequence ATGACGCTCGAACCGCTGCTTTCCGCCTCGCCCATCATCCAGATCCATGCCTATGCGGCAATTGCCGCCTTCATCCTGGGCGCCTGCGTGCTTTTCCGGCGCAAGGGCGATGCCCGGCACAAGGCCATGGGCCGGTTCTGGGTGGCGCTCATGGCCGTCGTCGCCGTCAGCTCGCTCTTCATCTGGGAGATCCGCACCTTTGGGCTCTTCAGCCCGATCCACATCCTGTCGCTGGTCACGCTCTACGGTCTCTACAAGGGCATCGGCCATGCCCGCGCCCGGCGGATCGCTCTGCATCGGCGCACCATGCAGGCGCTCTATCTGGGTGCGCTCGGCATAGCCGGCATCTTCACGCTCGCGCCGGGCCGGATCATGCATCGGGTCGTGTTCGGCGTCGACGCCGGCTTCCCGCTCAACCCGTTCGTGCTCGCCGCCGGCATCGCCCTTGCCCTTCTCGCCGGCTGGCTCGTGCTGCGCGCGCGAAGGTTACCGGAGGCCTGA
- a CDS encoding LysR substrate-binding domain-containing protein, which translates to MSSPFFIPLNALRAIEIVARRGALSPAAEELGVTPGAVSQHIRRAEERLGIQLFERTPRGLVPTPELVDQLPRLTEGFDHLATGLAGLRPDAETSLTITVGSMFASLWLVPRLGRFAALHPDIELRLVATSKFLDLGRQDIDCGVRFGLGHWPGVEASLFGRRDYSPFCAPELAARLSTPADLARVQVIRDESTLLNWDAWLAAAGVVEAPTMAGPSYTDPLLAYEAALAGQGVLLVMDMLMVDALATGRLVRPFPVGVESEYAHWFVSAAGRRLRKPARLFRDWLEAEMAACLPITGRR; encoded by the coding sequence ATGTCATCGCCGTTCTTCATTCCGCTCAACGCCCTACGCGCCATCGAGATCGTGGCGCGGCGCGGGGCATTGTCGCCGGCGGCCGAGGAGCTTGGCGTGACCCCGGGCGCCGTCAGCCAGCACATCCGGCGGGCCGAGGAACGGCTGGGCATCCAGCTTTTCGAGCGGACGCCGCGTGGGCTGGTGCCGACGCCCGAGCTTGTCGATCAACTCCCGCGCCTCACCGAAGGTTTCGATCATCTGGCGACGGGTCTGGCTGGCCTCAGGCCAGATGCGGAGACCAGCCTCACCATCACGGTGGGCTCGATGTTCGCTTCGCTCTGGCTGGTCCCGCGGCTCGGACGCTTCGCCGCGCTACATCCCGATATCGAGCTGCGACTCGTCGCGACCTCGAAATTCCTCGACCTCGGACGGCAGGACATCGATTGCGGCGTGCGCTTCGGCCTGGGGCATTGGCCAGGCGTCGAGGCGTCGCTGTTCGGCCGACGCGATTATTCGCCCTTCTGCGCGCCCGAACTCGCCGCGCGCCTCTCGACACCCGCCGATCTGGCGAGGGTGCAGGTCATCCGTGACGAATCGACCCTGCTCAACTGGGATGCCTGGCTGGCGGCGGCCGGCGTCGTCGAGGCGCCGACGATGGCGGGGCCGTCCTATACCGATCCGCTGCTGGCCTATGAGGCGGCCCTGGCCGGGCAGGGGGTGCTGCTGGTGATGGATATGCTGATGGTCGACGCGCTGGCGACGGGGCGACTGGTGCGGCCATTCCCGGTCGGGGTCGAAAGCGAATATGCCCATTGGTTCGTCAGCGCCGCCGGCCGGCGACTGCGCAAGCCGGCTCGGCTGTTCCGCGACTGGCTCGAAGCCGAGATGGCAGCCTGCCTGCCCATAACCGGGCGCAGATAG
- a CDS encoding GMC family oxidoreductase → MPQTDHDIVIAGGGSSACVAAMRLVRDYGLRVAIIERGPRRTARLMAMPAGYMKYLGRDDFLEMHHTLPQPQLGGRGPIVPVAKALGGGSAVNAMVYMRGQKEDYDGWAQYLGSNDAWSYADMLGHFKGIEANSRFNNTYHGIGGNLRVSEPGHICDTTEDFLLAAQGLGHAYNPDFNGPRQNGVGIMQHTYGLWNGRKERSDAAKAFLEPLAHDDRLTVITDARVDRILLDDAGRAIGLAYRQNGEEKQIHAAREVLVASGTYNSAKLMMLSGLGPADHLREHGIAVRADLPGVGQNLQDHHEVPVIATTRGKSGYFGEDKGWPMIRNGLQYLLFNSGPVTTTGIESCLFYDPDGGERPTIQLYCAPIVYLDRDVSSAKPTYGVTFTSCLLRPKARGSVRLRSADPAAQPVVDCNFFGDPDDLRLTLASLRHARQLLKTEPFRSKIDAELLPGPAIEDDDSLARFCGQTVKTNYHPSGSLRMGPAHDPMAVVDAELKVRGVEGLRVIDCSIMPFIPSGNTNAPAMAVGSKAADLVGVR, encoded by the coding sequence ATGCCTCAGACTGACCACGACATCGTCATCGCCGGAGGCGGCTCGTCCGCCTGCGTTGCGGCCATGCGGCTCGTCCGCGACTATGGCCTGCGCGTCGCCATCATCGAGCGCGGACCGCGACGCACCGCGCGGCTGATGGCCATGCCGGCCGGCTACATGAAGTATCTGGGCCGCGACGATTTCCTCGAAATGCACCACACTTTGCCCCAGCCGCAACTGGGTGGACGCGGTCCCATCGTGCCGGTGGCCAAGGCCCTTGGTGGGGGCAGCGCGGTCAATGCCATGGTCTATATGCGCGGCCAAAAGGAAGACTATGACGGCTGGGCGCAATATCTGGGCAGCAACGATGCCTGGTCCTATGCCGACATGCTCGGCCACTTCAAGGGCATCGAGGCCAATAGCCGGTTCAACAACACTTACCACGGCATAGGCGGCAACCTGCGGGTCTCGGAGCCCGGCCATATCTGCGACACGACCGAGGATTTCCTGCTCGCCGCGCAGGGGCTCGGCCATGCCTACAATCCCGATTTCAACGGCCCGCGCCAGAACGGCGTCGGCATCATGCAGCACACCTATGGCCTGTGGAACGGCCGCAAGGAGCGCTCGGACGCGGCCAAGGCCTTCCTCGAGCCGCTGGCGCATGACGATCGCCTCACCGTCATCACCGACGCCCGCGTCGATCGCATCCTTCTGGACGATGCCGGCCGCGCCATCGGACTCGCCTATCGCCAGAACGGGGAGGAAAAGCAGATCCACGCCGCCCGCGAGGTCCTTGTCGCCTCGGGCACCTATAACAGCGCCAAGCTGATGATGCTTTCAGGTCTCGGCCCGGCCGACCACCTGCGTGAGCACGGCATCGCGGTGCGCGCCGACCTGCCCGGCGTCGGCCAGAACCTCCAGGACCATCACGAGGTCCCCGTCATCGCCACCACCCGCGGCAAATCGGGTTATTTCGGCGAGGACAAGGGCTGGCCGATGATCCGCAATGGCCTGCAATACCTGCTGTTCAATTCCGGCCCTGTGACCACTACCGGCATCGAAAGCTGCCTCTTCTACGATCCCGATGGCGGCGAGCGGCCGACGATCCAGCTCTATTGCGCGCCCATCGTCTATCTCGACCGCGACGTGTCCTCGGCCAAGCCGACCTATGGAGTAACTTTCACCTCATGCCTGCTGCGCCCCAAGGCGCGCGGCTCGGTGAGGCTCCGCTCGGCCGATCCGGCCGCCCAGCCCGTGGTCGATTGCAATTTCTTCGGCGATCCGGACGACCTTCGCCTGACGCTGGCTTCCCTGCGCCACGCTCGCCAGCTCCTCAAGACCGAGCCCTTCCGTTCCAAGATCGACGCTGAACTCCTGCCCGGCCCGGCGATCGAGGATGACGACAGCCTCGCCCGCTTCTGCGGCCAGACGGTCAAGACCAATTACCACCCCTCGGGCTCGCTCCGCATGGGGCCGGCGCATGATCCGATGGCGGTGGTCGATGCCGAGCTCAAGGTGCGCGGCGTCGAGGGCCTGCGCGTCATCGACTGCTCGATCATGCCCTTCATCCCTTCCGGCAACACCAACGCCCCGGCAATGGCCGTTGGCTCGAAAGCGGCGGACCTCGTCGGCGTCCGCTAG
- a CDS encoding HAD family hydrolase, whose product MKPFKAAIFDMDGTILDTELVFRSIVFEVAGELGFEMTDAVHKAMVGSSHETTNRLLIDTYGVAFPYTVFDEKCRVMMRERMHVDVPVKAGAREILSELRGRGIPTAIATSSRNAHATAHLGAARLIDMFDTIVTRDDVANPKPHPEPYLMAAGRLGIEPAHCLALEDSHTGVRAASAAGMQTIMIPDLVGPNDEIRQLCFAVMESLHQVRAAAFPLVETAR is encoded by the coding sequence TTGAAGCCTTTCAAGGCCGCCATATTCGATATGGACGGCACGATCCTCGATACTGAACTCGTCTTTCGCAGCATCGTTTTCGAAGTCGCCGGTGAACTGGGCTTCGAAATGACCGATGCCGTGCACAAGGCCATGGTCGGATCGAGCCACGAGACGACCAATCGCCTGCTGATCGACACCTATGGCGTCGCCTTCCCCTATACGGTCTTTGACGAGAAGTGCCGCGTGATGATGCGCGAGCGCATGCATGTGGATGTCCCGGTCAAGGCCGGCGCCCGCGAAATCCTCTCCGAACTGCGCGGTCGCGGTATCCCCACGGCCATCGCCACCTCCTCGCGCAATGCCCATGCGACCGCCCATCTGGGCGCGGCGCGGCTCATCGACATGTTCGACACCATCGTGACGCGCGATGACGTGGCCAATCCCAAGCCGCACCCCGAGCCTTACCTCATGGCCGCGGGGCGTCTCGGGATCGAGCCGGCCCATTGCCTGGCGCTCGAGGATTCTCATACCGGCGTGCGCGCCGCCTCGGCGGCCGGCATGCAGACCATCATGATCCCCGACCTCGTCGGGCCGAACGATGAGATCCGCCAGCTCTGCTTTGCGGTGATGGAAAGCCTGCACCAGGTGCGTGCGGCCGCGTTCCCGCTGGTCGAAACCGCGCGCTGA
- a CDS encoding LytTR family DNA-binding domain-containing protein → MNSSPLQFALREMKLSFSNPRALGVLLVVVVVLSLTGPFGTYAQLPLAARLGYWAVIALATYGIGLFFAMLALGFARPIISNRPLLVLVLAAIASMPVTLAVALINILILGEDVPDPAAFGSLLLSCFVITLGVSVLTVLSDTAPRGDREAGFEPQASTGPAPPAILKRLALPQRGALRYMSMQDHYVEVVTDKGHALILMRLSDAIAETAPVAGLQIHRSHWVALDAVCTVVRLDGKILLEMADGVRLPVSRSYQTAAREAGLLV, encoded by the coding sequence GTGAACAGCAGCCCCCTGCAATTCGCGCTTCGTGAAATGAAGCTGAGCTTTTCGAACCCCCGGGCGCTGGGCGTCCTGCTGGTGGTTGTCGTCGTGCTCAGCCTCACCGGCCCCTTCGGCACCTATGCCCAGCTCCCGCTCGCCGCCCGGCTCGGCTATTGGGCGGTGATCGCGCTGGCGACCTATGGCATCGGGCTCTTCTTCGCCATGCTGGCGCTGGGCTTCGCCCGGCCGATCATCAGCAACCGGCCGCTGCTGGTCCTGGTCCTCGCCGCCATCGCCTCGATGCCGGTGACGCTGGCGGTGGCGCTGATCAATATCCTCATCCTTGGCGAGGACGTGCCGGACCCGGCGGCTTTCGGCTCGCTGCTGCTCTCCTGCTTCGTCATCACGCTGGGCGTTTCGGTGCTGACTGTGCTCTCGGACACCGCGCCGCGCGGGGACCGGGAAGCGGGCTTTGAGCCCCAGGCTTCCACAGGCCCGGCACCACCTGCCATTCTCAAGCGGTTAGCGCTCCCGCAACGCGGAGCGCTGCGCTATATGTCGATGCAGGACCACTACGTAGAGGTCGTTACCGACAAGGGCCATGCCCTCATCCTCATGCGTCTTTCCGATGCCATCGCCGAAACGGCCCCGGTGGCGGGGCTGCAGATCCACCGCTCGCACTGGGTGGCGCTCGACGCTGTCTGCACGGTGGTCCGCCTCGATGGCAAAATCCTTCTCGAGATGGCCGACGGCGTGCGCCTGCCCGTCAGCCGCTCTTACCAAACCGCGGCGCGAGAGGCGGGCCTCCTTGTCTGA
- a CDS encoding EAL domain-containing response regulator translates to MLKELRNWFQMQDGIEDGTTGTDTLPTGLAGAYQPGACGTVAPPRSLSFIVDPDVASAQSLAAVLSASGVDAAIFANGESLAAGLRRSTPELVFLDVTTHGEEAIEALHSMGNGRFVGAVQLVGTPSSPVVDAVRRMGGLHGLDMLEPIAKPLMPGMVRRVLREQKLIAPGQEPLVDLGEALANDWVEFWYQPKIDLKKRHVAGVESFVRLRHPRLGVLQPADFMAGATEDEMMILSEGALVSALRAASNFARLGISLKFAVNLSAKGLLTLPIAQIVRELGPKHHNWPGLLLDVTEAQIDQNLAEVQAVSRGLTACGALLAVDAFSGEYLSLATLGQLPIAELKLDASLVADCAVDLDRSSTCRTAIAMAHRLGCTTVGAGMEKAADMMVLQGMGCDLGQGHFFGQAMPEERLLAMMQQRAMTTASTANRARPPVRPAAPLRARWS, encoded by the coding sequence ATGCTCAAAGAATTGCGCAACTGGTTCCAGATGCAGGATGGCATCGAGGACGGAACCACCGGGACCGATACGCTTCCCACAGGCCTCGCCGGCGCTTACCAGCCCGGTGCGTGCGGAACCGTAGCACCACCCCGATCGCTCAGTTTCATCGTTGATCCGGACGTCGCGTCTGCGCAGAGCCTTGCCGCTGTTTTATCGGCATCGGGCGTGGACGCCGCCATTTTCGCCAATGGCGAATCCCTTGCCGCAGGGTTGCGGCGTTCCACGCCCGAACTTGTTTTCCTGGATGTCACCACGCACGGCGAAGAAGCCATCGAGGCCCTGCACAGCATGGGCAATGGCCGGTTCGTGGGCGCGGTGCAATTGGTGGGCACACCATCCTCGCCCGTCGTCGATGCCGTGCGTCGCATGGGCGGGCTCCACGGGCTCGACATGCTCGAGCCGATTGCCAAACCTCTGATGCCCGGCATGGTCCGGCGGGTGCTGCGCGAGCAGAAGCTCATCGCGCCCGGCCAGGAGCCGCTGGTGGACCTGGGCGAAGCCCTCGCCAATGACTGGGTCGAGTTCTGGTATCAGCCCAAGATCGATCTCAAGAAGCGTCATGTCGCCGGCGTCGAGAGCTTCGTGCGCCTGCGCCATCCGCGCCTGGGCGTCCTCCAGCCCGCCGATTTCATGGCCGGCGCCACCGAAGACGAGATGATGATCCTGAGCGAAGGCGCGCTGGTTTCGGCCCTGCGCGCGGCGAGCAATTTCGCCCGGCTGGGCATCTCGCTCAAATTCGCCGTCAACCTTTCCGCGAAGGGGCTGCTGACGCTCCCCATCGCCCAGATAGTCCGTGAACTCGGACCCAAACACCACAATTGGCCAGGCCTGCTGCTGGACGTCACCGAAGCGCAGATCGATCAAAACCTGGCCGAAGTGCAGGCGGTGAGTCGGGGGCTCACCGCCTGCGGGGCACTTCTGGCCGTCGATGCCTTCAGCGGCGAATACCTGTCGCTGGCGACGCTCGGCCAGCTTCCCATTGCCGAGCTCAAGCTCGACGCGTCCCTCGTGGCCGATTGCGCGGTCGATCTCGATCGCTCCTCGACCTGCCGCACCGCCATCGCCATGGCCCACCGGCTCGGCTGCACAACGGTCGGAGCCGGCATGGAAAAGGCCGCCGACATGATGGTGCTGCAGGGCATGGGCTGCGATCTGGGCCAGGGTCATTTCTTCGGCCAGGCCATGCCCGAGGAGCGCCTCCTCGCCATGATGCAGCAGCGCGCCATGACCACGGCCTCGACCGCCAATCGCGCGCGGCCACCCGTCCGCCCGGCCGCGCCCCTGCGCGCCCGCTGGAGCTAG
- a CDS encoding FecR family protein, translating into MRWLSLVPIALLALMTGPALAAAETGKAVGVDPDAAAKGQGGDRTLLVGSDVAVGETVITDRRGQVQILFEDQTRLVVGPSSSLLIEKYLLRGDQTAGKFAITALSGTFRFVTGKSPKAAYEIKTPTATIGVRGTAFDFTVDQMNLTTLVLFHGSVLICTSGGACTTLNTRCQVGAADLMQSVAIRPLASLRSQFPYIRSQNGLMSAFRVDQATSCLPISSEPPEAVGGGSNNETDTTPTPTPNTNTNNTNNTPPSPNNPITGGPPGSTP; encoded by the coding sequence ATGCGGTGGCTTTCTCTCGTGCCGATTGCCCTCCTTGCGCTGATGACCGGCCCGGCGCTGGCGGCGGCGGAAACCGGCAAGGCTGTGGGCGTCGATCCGGATGCGGCGGCCAAGGGCCAGGGCGGCGACCGGACGCTGCTCGTCGGCTCGGATGTCGCCGTCGGGGAGACCGTGATCACCGATCGGCGCGGGCAGGTGCAGATCCTTTTCGAGGACCAGACCCGTCTCGTCGTCGGTCCCAGTTCCTCCCTTCTCATCGAGAAATACCTGCTGCGCGGCGACCAGACCGCCGGCAAGTTCGCCATTACTGCTCTTTCGGGCACGTTCCGCTTCGTCACCGGCAAGAGCCCCAAGGCCGCCTACGAGATCAAGACGCCGACCGCCACTATCGGCGTGCGCGGCACGGCCTTCGATTTCACCGTCGACCAGATGAACCTCACCACGCTCGTGCTCTTCCACGGCTCGGTGCTGATCTGCACGTCGGGCGGCGCCTGCACCACGCTCAATACCCGCTGCCAGGTCGGAGCCGCCGACCTTATGCAGTCGGTCGCGATCCGACCCCTGGCGAGCCTGCGCAGCCAGTTCCCCTATATCCGCTCGCAAAACGGCCTCATGTCCGCCTTCCGCGTGGACCAGGCCACCTCCTGCCTCCCCATCTCGTCGGAGCCGCCGGAAGCGGTAGGTGGCGGCAGTAACAATGAGACCGACACCACGCCCACTCCGACGCCGAACACCAATACGAACAATACCAACAACACGCCGCCATCGCCGAACAACCCGATCACCGGGGGACCGCCGGGTTCGACGCCATAG